The following proteins come from a genomic window of Sorghum bicolor cultivar BTx623 chromosome 3, Sorghum_bicolor_NCBIv3, whole genome shotgun sequence:
- the LOC8080504 gene encoding uncharacterized protein LOC8080504 — protein sequence MALSAARRLSTTTSTSSSAAAAAAPPKLSSLFRNPKPRPRPDPGVDAPRRGPRPKPRQPWEEEAGALLRRLHEGGYLPGPDLSSAPHAASPDSVKTAAERFGHDHQPVAKWLSGSDLKKVALFGCPTVERRTVFASKRLRVFFNLQEDKICSSCKLRSSCKFVNQEVVRHNKVILSDTMRIISLFVLDACAQQLQVTAELKASVCKLLKDTINLSS from the exons ATGGCGCTCTCCGCCGCTCGCCGGCTCTCCACCACTACTTCCACCTCCTCCTCGGCCGCagccgccgcggcgccgccgaAGCTCTCCTCGCTGTTCCGCAATCCGAAGCCTCGACCGCGGCCGGACCCCGGCGTCGATGCGCCGCGGCGGGGGCCTAGGCCCAAGCCGAGGCAGCcttgggaggaggaggcgggggCGCTGCTGCGGCGGCTCCACGAGGGGGGCTATCTCCCGGGGCCCGACCTCTCTTCGGCGCCGCACGCCGCCTCCCCCGACTCCGTCAAGACCGCCGCCGAGCGGTTCGGGCACGACCACCAGCCCGTCGCCAA ATGGCTGTCAGGGAGTGATTTGAAGAAGGTTGCCTTGTTTGGGTGTCCCACTGTTGAGCGAAGAACGGTTTTCGCATCAAAAAGATTAAGAGTGTTCTTCAACCTCCAGGAAGACAAA ATATGCAGCTCTTGTAAACTGAGAAGTTCGTGCAAGTTTGTGAACCAGGAAGTGGTTAGGCATAATAAAGTGATTCTATCAGATACAATGAGAATTATTTCTTTGTTTGTACTGGATGCTTGCGCGCAGCAACTCCAGGTTACTGCTGAGTTAAAAGCCAGCGTCTGCAAGCTGCTGAAGgataccataaatcttagcAGTTAA
- the LOC8080505 gene encoding protein BZR1 homolog 2, which produces MASGGGGGAGGGLGAAGAGGRMPTWRERENNKRRERRRRAIAAKIFAGLRAHGGYKLPKHCDNNEVLKALCNEAGWVVEPDGTTYRKGSKPMERMDHIGCSVSPSPCSSYQVSPRASYNASPTSSSFPSGASSPFLPPNEMVNGGIDGNPILPWLKTFSNGTPSKKHPLLPPLLIHGGSISAPVTPPLSSPSARTPRMKTDWDEATIQPPWHGANSPTIVNSTPPSPGRSIAPDPAWLAGIQISSTSPNSPTFSLVSTNPFSVFKESIPVGNSSSRMCTPGQSGTCSPAIPGMLQHSDVHMMDAVSDEFAFGSSTNGAQQAAGLVRAWEGERIHEDSGSDDLELTLKL; this is translated from the exons ATGGCGAGTGGTGGCGGCGGGGGCGCGGGCGGGGGCCTGGGCGCCGCGGGCGCGGGTGGACGGATGCCCACGTGGAGGGAGCGCGAGAACAACAAGCGCcgggagcgccgccgccgcgcgatcGCCGCTAAGATCTTCGCGGGCCTCCGCGCGCACGGCGGGTACAAGCTGCCCAAGCACTGCGACAACAACGAGGTGCTCAAGGCGCTCTGCAACGAGGCCGGGTGGGTCGTCGAGCCCGACGGCACCACCTACCGCAAG GGAAGCAAGCCCATGGAACGCATGGATCATATCGGTTGCTCCGTGTCACCAAGCCCATGTTCATCATACCAAGTCAGTCCACGAGCATCATACAATGCAAGCCCTACTTCCTCCTCATTCCCCAGTGGTGCATCTTCCCCTTTCCTCCCTCCCAACGAAATGGTCAATGGTGGTATCGACGGCAATCCAATCCTACCATGGCTTAAGACATTCTCCAACGGTACTCCATCAAAGAAACACCCGCTTCTCCCACCACTGTTGATCCACGGTGGCTCAATCAGTGCTCCAGTAACCCCTCCTCTAAGCTCACCGTCAGCCCGAACACCTCGGATGAAGACAGACTGGGACGAAGCAACCATCCAGCCTCCATGGCATGGTGCAAACAGCCCCACAATAGTGAACTCCACGCCGCCCAGCCCTGGGCGGTCCATTGCTCCAGACCCTGCATGGCTTGCTGGTATCCAAATCTCATCGACCAGTCCAAATTCCCCGACATTCAGCCTCGTGTCCACCAATCCGTTCAGCGTCTTCAAAGAGTCTATCCCGGTCGGCAATTCGTCGTCAAGGATGTGCACGCCAGGGCAGAGCGGTACCTGCTCCCCTGCGATCCCAGGCATGCTCCAACACTCAGACGTTCACATGATGGACGCGGTCTCCGACGAGTTTGCGTTTGGGAGCAGCACGAATGGCGCTCAGCAGGCTGCTGGGCTAGTCAGGGCGTGGGAAGGCGAGCGGATCCATGAAGACTCTGGATCAGACGACCTCGAGCTTACGCTGAAGCTCTAG
- the LOC8080506 gene encoding aquaporin NIP1-2, with protein sequence MSGRASAAAGAMEEGQAGYQSSEDGSHGSGSASNRCNDDMISVQFMQKIIAEVLGTYFMIFAGCGSVVVNLSTNGTVTFPGICAVWGLVVMVLVYSVGHISGAHFNPAVTVAFATCGRFPWKQVPSYAVAQVLGSTLASLTLRVVFGGATAHEHFFGTAPSGTVAQAVVLEFVISFYLMFVVSGVATDNRAIGELAGLAVGATVLLNVLVAGPITGASMNPARTLGPAIVAGRYRSIWVYMVGPVCGTVTGAWAYNLVRFTDKPLREITKSGSFLRATGRTS encoded by the exons ATGTCAGGGAGagcgagcgccgccgccggggccaTGGAAGAAGGGCAGGCGGGGTATCAGAGCTCAGAAGATGGAAGCCATGGCAGTGGCAGTGCCAGCAACAGATGCAACGACGACATGATCTCCGTGCAGTTCATGCAGAAG ATTATCGCGGAGGTGCTGGGCACCTACTTCATGATCTTCGCGGGCTGTGGCTCCGTGGTGGTGAACCTGAGCACCAACGGCACGGTGACATTCCCGGGCATCTGCGCCGTGTGGGGCCTGGTCGTCATGGTGCTTGTCTACTCCGTCGGCCACATCTCCGGCGCGCACTTCAACCCCGCCGTCACCGTCGCCTTCGCCACGTGTGGACGCTTCCCCTGGAAGCAG GTGCCGTCGTACGCGGTGGCCCAGGTGCTGGGATCCACGCTGGCCAGCCTGACGCTGCGCGTGGTGTTCGGCGGTGCCACGGCGCACGAGCACTTCTTCGGGACGGCGCCGTCGGGGACGGTGGCGCAGGCGGTGGTGCTGGAGTTCGTCATCTCCTTCTACCTCATGTTCGTCGTCTCCGGCGTCGCCACCGACAACAGAGCG ATCGGTGAACTCGCTGGGCTCGCCGTCGGCGCCACCGTGCTGCTCAACGTGCTCGTCGCCGg GCCCATCACAGGGGCATCGATGAACCCGGCGCGGACCTTGGGCCCGGCGATCGTGGCAGGCCGGTACAGAAGCATCTGGGTGTACATGGTTGGGCCGGTGTGCGGGACAGTGACGGGCGCGTGGGCCTACAACTTGGTCCGCTTCACCGACAAGCCGCTGCGCGAGATCACCAAGAGCGGCTCGTTCCTCAGGGCCACGGGCCGTACCAGCTAA